GATTAAGGCCTCGTTCGGTTGGTACAGAAAAGCATGGTTAATAACTGAAAATACAGTTTACgataaaattttatgagagaaaaatattgttccatctttaaaaaaaaaaaaaagcggtTTAAGCCCAGGTCTGGGACCAGCCGAACGAGGCCTAAGATACTTGATTAGTTGATTTGACTTTTGATCGCACCTGCCATTAGCATTTGATTattgctgctcctcctctattaTTGAGTGCAGACGCATCGCATCGCGACGAGCTGCAGCCAAATCCTGTCCACTCCATCAGCTCTGCAATCCGACAAGAGATTTGCCAATTATTAATTATTCTCCTACTAGAAAAACCGATCGCATCCGTCCCCATCCTCTCCGCCGCGGGGTTGGCAGGCAGCGCCTCTCCGCGTGTGGTCCGTGTGCGAGGGTCCGGTTGGTCCTCCTCCACTTCGTGCAGCGCATGCGCGGCAGCCGGCAGCGGCGTCTCTTCTTCCCGGTCCCGCCCCGCGAATCTCTGCGAAGAGGTGAATAGGAGGAGGTCGAGGACGCCATAGGGGAAAAAAAACACAAATCCACCTTGGAATGCTttcggaggctcgggggctcgtcGCCGGCTGCCTGCACTGATGCTGGGAGCGCGCGAATTTCCGCTCAAGTTTTGATCTTGGCGTGCTCTTGAGTCTGGAATCCCGGCATTCATTGGGGCTTTGTCCTGAGTTTGCAAGGTTAGCAACAGATTATCTCTTCCATTGTTGGTAGATACTGCAGAAATGGCATCAGAATTTGATCATTTTGctgttttcttttctattttgtttgtCATGAAAACCTGGAGCTATGCATGCTTATTTGATCACCTTTTCCTCCCGCCACACTGTTCCATATCATTCGGAAATAGTGGAAATCAACTTTGTTCTTTGGATGCATGACTTTGAGTTAATCAGCTGTAGATGTTTGGTGTTAGAACAACTATGTGTTAATGTCAGATATCCTGAATTCTGGTTGTTAACTCACAAATTCATGGAAGTTTGATCTCGAGACAGTTTAAAACTGTCCATCTTATGCCTTCTCTTGCTGCTCAAGTTCAGAGCTTTTGTTCTTTGTGATGGCTTCGGAAACAGACTGATATATTCTTGATGCCTGCAGGCTGCAAGGTCGTGCTGCTGATTAGTTTGAACCCATGGAGACTACTAGCACAGCAAATGAGCAGACTAGTAGGGGGGCTATGTGGGAGCTGGAAAGGAATCTCGATCAGCCCATGGATGCAGAGGCCGGGAGATTGAGGAATATGTACAGGGAAAAGGTGATTATCACGTAACTGTTTACAAAGGTCTTTTTCATTTCACAACTTCAATGCTGAAATGCTACCTTAGGTGGTGATAACTGGTTCATTTTACGGATTATTAGTGTCTATGTAACTGATCTGCTAATGAGTGGTCAGTAAATTTGCCCTCTTCTTGTTTCCCCTTTTGCATACGCAGACCTACCCTACACTTGTGCTGTTACAACTAGCTTTCCAAAGCCTCGGTGTGGTGTTTGGAGATTTAGGCACATCGCCTTTATATGTCTTCTACAACATTTTCCCTCGTGAAATAGAAGACACCGAACAAGTTATTGGAGCACTCTCGCTTATTATTTACTCCCTTACCCTGATTCCACTTGTTAAATATGTCTTCATTGTCTTGAGGGCAAACGATAATGGCCAAGGTACGAATATGTCTTACACTCTTGCTTCCTTGAAATTTCTGCTTCAGTTATGAAAGAATCTGATCATTCTAGTTTGTTCAGAGGATGCAGTAAAACTAAACTATATTGTTTTACAGTTCTCCTAGGGTGCTTATTTGCTAAATTTCTCATTCACATGCTTTCTGCAGTTTGTTTTGATTCATGTCATGCAACACTACAATCATTTAAGCGTTTTATTGGTTTAGCTCGAAGTCAGAATGCATCATACCTCTAACAGATTAGCATTATCATTCTGAACTCCCAGAAGCAAACTGAACTAAATATTTTGATGAAAAGCGTGATAGGAAAGCCTCATATTGTGAATATTCCATATTGTCCAATATGTGTTTTGAGCCATTTGGTTGTGGGATGCAAAGATTTGCGCACCGCAGCATGCTGTGATGTTCAGTACTTGATCTTCCACATATTAGTAAATTTTCAATCAGTTTGGCTTACAAATTCTGTGATAATGAATATCAACATAATAGAGTTTTACTGTAATGCCAGGTGGAACATTTGCTCTTTACTCACTGCTTTGTCGGCATGCAAAGATAAACACTATTCCGAATCAGCATAGAACAGATGAAGAACTAACAACATACAGCCGCCACACATATGATGAGAAATCTCTTGCTGCAAAGATTAAAAGATGGTTAGAGGGACACGAAATCAGGAAGAATGTCATTCTTATTCTTGTTCTTTTTGGTACTTGTATGGCAGTTGGAGATGGAATCCTCACTCCTGCAATATCAGGTGAGTATCTTTATGTTATTTTTATGAAAAATCTCTATGTTTTACTATGCATTTATTACCAGATTTACTGAAATTAATATTTTGATGAGAACTTAGATTACAGCTTTTAGTTTGACGTGAACTGCTAAACAGCATATTTTCTCAACAAATTCTATCATTGCCATACTGAACATAAATATTAATGAAGTCATTTGGACACTGAAAAAATTCTCCAAGGAATGCATGCTGGCAGTTCCTTTGAAATATAATGTTAACAGTTCCTCCAGGAAATACAGTAACGTTTTTGGCAATTAGATAATGTCCCACAACCACATGATTTGTCAAATTATAACTGTTTTCATTCTTTAAAATGGAAAAAACTTACGCCATAGTGATGTTCTGTTTTACCTTCTATTGCTGTTGCATTGCTCAATGTTCAGTTAACAATATTCGACCAGGAAAATATTCAGTGTTATAATGCCCTCCCACCCCTTTAAATGTGCTACATATATCTTTTTTATGATGTTTGCTATTTTACTTTTGCCCAAGTGAATTGATCTTAAGTTTGCATCACAACTTGCAGTTCTTTCTGCAACTGGAGGAATACAAGTGGAAGAGCCCAGAATGAGAAATGGTACTTGTGAAATTTGGAAGTTAGTATTGTTTTTCCTGCATTCATTAGCTTATACCTTGCTCTTTCATATCTTTAACTGCTATTACACTCAGTGGATGATGTTAATTTCTTCACCATCAGTAGTTCAACTAGAAATGTGGAGGTGTGATGTGAATAACAAAGCAACATAACTTTCCATGCCGTTTTATCTAGTAAAATGATAACCTTCTTCAGAGTCTATTCAAAGAATAATGTTAACATGTTAACTGTGATTTGAGAATTTTCCCTTCACATTTGTAATCTTTATAGTGGTAATGTAGTACACTGAATAGTTTTGTTTAGTGTGGCTGTTTTAAAAGACAGATGATCATTGATCATTGTACTGAGATCAGTATGTGGATGACTGAATTCTTTCATTTTTTTCCCATATCAGATGTGGTTGTCATCGTCTCTGTGGTCATATTGATTGGATTATTCAGCATGCAGCACTTTGGTACTGATAAAGTCAGTTGGCTTTTTGCTCCAATAGTATTTATTTGGTTCATACTCATTGGAATCCTGGGCGCCGTAAACATTTCCAAATACGATCAATCTGTTCTCAAGGCTTTTAATCCTATTTATGTATATCGGTACTTTAAGCGAGGGAAGACTAGCTGGGCTTCTTTAGGAGGAATTATGCTTAGCATTACAGGTTTGAACATCTTTCCTAATTTTATACTAATAATAATCTTGTCCTTTGTTTAATGGCAATTACCAGGACTGAAATATTGGGCCATGTTTCAGGGACAGAAGCATTGTTTGCTGATCTTTCATATTTCCCTGTACAAGCTATTCAGGTAGTTTATTGCCTGTCTTTGTTACTAGCTGTGAAAATGTTCTTATGATAACCAAGGAACCTTTTAGAGGCAAATGTACATTTTTACCTACTCTTCTCACATGAGTACAGAAGTAAATCCTTTTGCTTGCCTGCTGATGACATCACATTTTTGTGTGCAGATTGCTTTCACGGTGGTTGTGTTTCCATGCCTTCTTTTGCAGTATACGGGCCAAGCTGCCTATATAGCTCAGAACAAAGACCATGTCTCCTATGCCTTCTATCATTCCCTTCCAGGTAATGTCAGAGAGAGGGATTCTTCGTTTACCATATATACATGAATGCACATTGACACTATTATTTGGTACAGATTCTGTACTTTGGCCATCATTCATTGTTGCAACAGCTGCTGCAGTAGTTGCTAGTCAGGCAACTATATCGATGACCCATTCAATTATCAAGCAAGCACTTGCTCTAGGGTGCTTCCCCAGAGTGAGAATTATCCATACTTCCAAGAAGTATCTAGGCCAGATATACAGTCCCGATATTAATTGGATCCTTTTGATATTCTGCATCGCTGTCACTGCTGGATTTAAAAACCAAAGTCAGATAGCAAATGCATATGGTAAAGTCTTCCCATATCTGTCTCTGCATACAAATTTGACTTTCCAGCTCAGTTACTAACATGGACTAATGTTGTGTAAACAGGTACTGCTGTGATAATGGTTATGCTTGTGACAACATTTCTCATGATCCCCATAATGTTGCTGGTGTGGCGCAGCCACTGGACCTTGGTCATTCTTTTCACCGCGCTGTCATTGCTTGTTGAAATTCCGTACTTCACTGCTGTGGTGCGGAAGATCGATCAGGGTGGCTGGGTCCCGCTTGTGTTTGCTGTCGCCTTCCTCATCATCATGTATGTATGGCACTATGGTACACTCAAGCGGTACGAATTTGAGATGCACAGCAAGGTGTCCATGGCATGGATCCTAGGCCTTGGTCCAAGCCTTGGTCTGGTCAGGGTGCCTGGTGTGGGCCTGGTTTACACCGAGCTGGCAAGTGGTGTTCCTCACATCTTCTCACACTTCATCACCAATCTCCCTGCCATCCACTCCACTCTGGTCTTCGTCTGTGTGAAATACCTTCCTGTCTACACCGTGCCAGCGGATGAAAGGTTCCTTGTGAAGCGAATTGGTCCCAAGAACTTCCACATGTTTCGATGCGTGGCACGGTATGGCTACAAGGACATCCACAAGAAGGATGATGACTTCGAGCAGATGCTCTTCAACAGCCTGATGCTCTTTGTCAGGCTGGAGAGTATGATGGAAGAGTACACAGATTCTGATGAGTACAGCACCCTTGAGCTGAACCAGCAGGCAGGCAACGCCAACCAAAGAATCAATGGCATCAGCACCGGTTCAAACATGGATCTCAGCTATACATCCCACGACTCCATTATACAGGTGCAGTCCCCAAATCATATGGGGAACAGCCAGGTCATGTCGTCAGGTCAGATGTACCAGACCGTGGGCGACGAGATTGGGTTCCTGAATGCATGCAGGGACGCTGGGGTGGTGCACATCCTCGGGAACACGATCATCAGGGCCCGCAGGGATTCAGGGTTCATCAAGAAGATTGCTATCAACTACATGTATGCTTTCCTTAGGAAGATCTGCAGGGAGAacagtgctatcttcaatgttccCCATGAGAGCCTACTGAATGTTGGGCAAGTGTTCTATGTGTAAGCACTGAAACCAAATACATGTAGATGAGAGTTCAGCTTCAGAACCACTCGAGAGAAGCTAGCTGTGTTTTGTTCATAGGTAATAGGGGTATAATAGTTGAAAGAATTGTACAGCATCATATGTGACCATTTGGAGCATCAATAGTGGTCATGTTCATCATGTAGAACTTGTACTGTATGCACATCTGTAATAGCTGGTTATTAAATCCAGAGTAATTTTAGTGCTTCCATGGCCAATGTTCATGAGGAACCAGAGTTTGTTCATATCTCATGGGAGGGCAAGgatttgtaaaaaaaaatgtAACTGTTTGGGGATTGATCAAACCGGAGTTAGTAATGTTAGGATGATCTCCACCGGTTGGTCCaatggccaattgggcccttgatccgtgCTCTGATTGGGGGCGCTTAGCCGGTTCTCCTGGCTGATGGGCCCGTCGCGCAGCGCCATAAAAGGACGGTGAGGGCTGGGGTACAAGACATGAGGTTGATCGGACTCGCTAGTTCCACATCGagtctaaccctagtccgatctagagggagcgctgtgagcgacgggaagctccaccggCCTTCACCGTCGTCACTGGACCGCACCACCACTACGATGCTACCTCTACTTCAACACCGGTGGCCACGTCGCTGCGACGTCATGGCCATCACTGCGCTTGGCGACCCAAGTCTTCTATCTAAGTTAAGTATTACTCACTAGATCTACGCCTAGATAGTCCAAGAATTTCAtcaatggtatcaaagccaggtTGCTAGTTGGTAGATCTAGACTGGGGTAGAAAAGTGAAAAGAAATCAAGAAAAAGTGAATCGGATTGAACTCcaacctgaaagcatctaggctccttgttgggtttcggtggttaatgacaatacgtgtttactgtgactaacgtgtgttttgcagaaacaattgagttaggtcacggtaatagagatcgattgggcaatcatggttgtcatgcccctacgatggaaatcatttcggttttcaaaggatggacgacaagtttaaggatggactagttctaactgtcgattggagttggagggacacttagagtagtttaggactttgtttttcctttggccgtactattaaggggggtatgaacgggtagcttgacctaggtgagtctagtaagttaggtgtggtgcacacttgttaaaactagcactagctagctccacaacagccctttgatccaatggagcaaacttcattcacatatgttcgagagttggaagtgaatagagggtcaaatactgaccggccgctggctccggtgtgactgaacactggctcagagtccggtcagttcatttaaccaaggtgaaatcgtctggaaatgaccggacgctgcgaggtTATGGtaccggacgctaagggccagcggccagtcaactctagtaaggtcccaaagagggagaatcctgatcggatgcgtccggtcaatgctgatcggacgctgatcaggtttcggttactgaccggacgctgctcagcaagtgaccggactctagaggtccagcgtccgatcgacatcagtaaggttccagtgagggaaaacgtgaccggacgtgtccggtcagtgtttatcggacgctgccagcgtccggtcaactcataacCACTAGAGCTCAGGGTATAttgaccggtgcgtccgatcaacatgaccagagcgtccgatcaccccgcagaggcacttaacggttcgttttttagccggtgttataaatacaacctccactcgtgtgtgggggtacttttgctcattccaacagctgagaaacacctttgagagtgccaagaagagcaaggtcctagtgaggtgattgagatttgagaatcccaaagagagccctcattagtgaagatcaagagtagcaaagtgtgcatccaccttttcattaggcttgtcgtggtcaagtgagagttcgtgcttgttacttttggtgatcgccatcacctagacggcttggtggtgattgagagttcggtgatcaccagacggagcttgtgggtgacccaacttacgttgtgagcggttgtgggtgattcaccgcaacagagtgttgaagaatcaacccgtagagagcatttgatccttgcgcggatcaagggggagctacacccttgcgcgggtgctccaacgaggactagtggggagtggcaactctccgatacctcagcaaaacatcgccgcgttcctccctctctatttactttgagcatttactttgagcatttactttgtgcaattcaattcttgtctttacattcatagaattgccatgctagagtaagattagaacttaggttgcaagtcctttgtgcggtaaaacaattagaaacactatctaggcac
Above is a genomic segment from Miscanthus floridulus cultivar M001 chromosome 3, ASM1932011v1, whole genome shotgun sequence containing:
- the LOC136541659 gene encoding potassium transporter 18-like; the encoded protein is METTSTANEQTSRGAMWELERNLDQPMDAEAGRLRNMYREKTYPTLVLLQLAFQSLGVVFGDLGTSPLYVFYNIFPREIEDTEQVIGALSLIIYSLTLIPLVKYVFIVLRANDNGQGGTFALYSLLCRHAKINTIPNQHRTDEELTTYSRHTYDEKSLAAKIKRWLEGHEIRKNVILILVLFGTCMAVGDGILTPAISVLSATGGIQVEEPRMRNDVVVIVSVVILIGLFSMQHFGTDKVSWLFAPIVFIWFILIGILGAVNISKYDQSVLKAFNPIYVYRYFKRGKTSWASLGGIMLSITGTEALFADLSYFPVQAIQIAFTVVVFPCLLLQYTGQAAYIAQNKDHVSYAFYHSLPDSVLWPSFIVATAAAVVASQATISMTHSIIKQALALGCFPRVRIIHTSKKYLGQIYSPDINWILLIFCIAVTAGFKNQSQIANAYGTAVIMVMLVTTFLMIPIMLLVWRSHWTLVILFTALSLLVEIPYFTAVVRKIDQGGWVPLVFAVAFLIIMYVWHYGTLKRYEFEMHSKVSMAWILGLGPSLGLVRVPGVGLVYTELASGVPHIFSHFITNLPAIHSTLVFVCVKYLPVYTVPADERFLVKRIGPKNFHMFRCVARYGYKDIHKKDDDFEQMLFNSLMLFVRLESMMEEYTDSDEYSTLELNQQAGNANQRINGISTGSNMDLSYTSHDSIIQVQSPNHMGNSQVMSSGQMYQTVGDEIGFLNACRDAGVVHILGNTIIRARRDSGFIKKIAINYMYAFLRKICRENSAIFNVPHESLLNVGQVFYV